The window AACGTGCTGGAATTGCTGGAGCTTTTGTACGACAATGGAATCAGTATGGGCATAGTGAGCAACAAAAACGGGCCGTCGCTTCGTGAGGAGGTGCGTGCCACAGGGTTGTCAAAGTATTTTTCTGCAATTATAGGTTCTGGTGACACCCCAGAAAACAAGCCTTCCCCCAAACCCGTAATCGCGGCACTTGAGATATTGGACGTTACTCCTAGCGAGCAGGTGTTTTTCGTGGGAGACAGCGTTTCAGATGTTGCGAGCGCGAGGAGTGCGAAGTGCTTGCCCATAGTGTACGGCGGCACCGAAGTTGAGGGCGTGTTGTCATTCAGGAATTTCATCGACCTTTGCGGATTTGTTAGGGGTCTGCTGAATTAGATATGAAAAAGCTTGAGCTTGCTAGCATACCGAGAAGGATCTTGGCTAATATCATCGACATGGCTCTGGTATCTTGCTCTGCACATCTGATACATTCTGTAACGCATGATCACGGCTACGCGCTGTTCCTGGTTTTTATGGTGGTAACATGTTGCTACCATACGTATCTGTATGCATCCCCACTAAAGGCATCTGTAGGGCAAAAAATCTTGGGAATCTTTACCGCAACGTGTGACGGCACTGTAGTGAA of the Anaplasma centrale str. Israel genome contains:
- a CDS encoding HAD family hydrolase — protein: MRPPVAVIFDWCNTLVTGSALDYETVDKVLKHMGRSDIDLASVDPSTVDRYLVHSLGSRWKEASALYMEFAEKSTRVRKLIPSSNVLELLELLYDNGISMGIVSNKNGPSLREEVRATGLSKYFSAIIGSGDTPENKPSPKPVIAALEILDVTPSEQVFFVGDSVSDVASARSAKCLPIVYGGTEVEGVLSFRNFIDLCGFVRGLLN